GGATTAAACGGCGACTGGCACAAGGGGTATTGAAGTAGCgggaaaaatgtgacaaaaagaggaagtgaTCGTGCCATAAAATTATAGTACTAAACCACACCAATTGCTAATGTATGTATTTATAATAtactactttatttgtatactgcTCGCTTTATTAAATTCTGCACTGTAGTTGATGTGACGcgggacatcaatggaaagcaacttcagaacgagCATGTAGCAACGATAAAgcaaattcatttaatttttcttcattttatcatTTAGACATATACttctttgatacctcaaaatacttccaaaccgcGAACATGTTGGGGTTGAGCCAGTAGCGTTGTTTCTTGCCGCGTTTTGATGACGTCATTACAAGAGGACTGTGGTTCTTCACACTTttcggtggtaaactttcggtcttttAACCGAAAACCGAAAATGCAACTTTGCTTTATAGCGAGTTTCCGGCggctttaacaatatattcagaaaaataatttaatttgaaATGATCACAATCAATTTGTGATGGGATTCAATTCATCCAAGGAAAGAGTTACATTTGAAGGTCCCTTGCATGATTAGTCATAGCTTATAATTACTgtgtaatttattattttggAGGTAGGATGTAATTTCATGTCATGTtaataattgtaaatatgtgTTCTTGAATGTTACACTGAGACTTGATTTGAAGGAAATTTTGAGTAGAAATTGcattaggcaaaaaaaaaaaaaaaaaaagcgcaattccgtatttttcggactttaagtcgcacctgagtagaagtcgcaccagccataatatgcccaataaagaggaaaaaaaacataaataagtcgcaccggagtataaatcgcgtttttgggggtaatttacttgatacaatccaacacatagaacatatatgtcatcttgaaaggcattttaaaataaaaatacaatagagaacaacatataATACTGAATAagtatacagtatgataatgttacatgaacaatcaaatgcgaacgtggccggtatgttaacgtaacatagctattaagagttattcagataactctagcagaaagaacatgctaacaagtttccaaaataccaaaataacgtgtgacacataagtcactcgagagtataagtcgcacccccagccaaactatgaaaaaaaactgacttatagtccgaaaaatacggtaccatatttttcggactacaaggagTACCGTCAATGAACGAGTTTATTTTCATACATAGGGCGCACTggcttataaggcgcactgtcaatttgggggaaaaatacagcatttcaagtgcaacttatagtccgaaaaatacagctgTTCTTTTTCTAAAAGCGTTCAGCCCCTAAGTGGATATGAAAGAGTAAGTCAACCCTTGATATTGTTCAGTTTCTACCACAACGAGTTGGAGCACatatattttcaatgaaaatatgaaaacagaACTGTTTTGCTTGTTATTCAACTCACTCAActtccattgatggcgatagacgtccaatccatttggccgGGAGTCTCAAGTTATACAATTATATTACATATTGCTTTCCATCCATTTATTCCCTGTTATAATTGTTTATGTTTTTCACTGACCTGATGATTTAATGTGACTTTTATGTATtatttcttttgtgtttctATTTCTCAATTGTGTCTTGccgattttcatgtgatgtaaagcactttgaattgtcttgtgttaaattgtgcagaacaaataaatttgccttgccttgtgaATCAAAATAGATTGGCCGTCTACTGCCATTGAGCAGAAACACAAAGGTTGAAAGCTTACTTGGGGAAAGCATCGAAGCAGTATGTTTTCTTGGTGTCAGGGAAGGCCACTCTCATGCCAGAAGTGAGAGGAGAGTGAAGCACTACGGCAGCGCACTCAAAACGTGACGCCAAGTCTACTGTGGGCACTGTGCCGATGCTCTGCCCGTATAGAATGATGTTCTCGGGGCTGATGCCGTACCTGAGACACATTGCGGTTTATGTGACGAATATTACATGTAGAACAGATACGACCCCGGCCGATTGAAACGAATTGCCTCGGCCATCTTACCGAGAGCGCAAAGCGTGCCAGGCGGCATCTATGTCAGCATAAAGGTTCTTCTCCGACGGCTTGCCAGTGCTGACCCCGTAGCCTGAGTAATCGTATGAGAATATGTTGCAGTTGATGCGCGTCCCCAAGCCAATGTAAAAGCTACTCATCTGGCCGAGGTCGACTGCGTTGCCGTGTGAAAACAACACAGTGAACCTAAAAGGAGAGATTTcggaaaaaatattaataaacaacaaaattacttAAAAGTATCACATGGTAATGTTTATGTGTTCTGTGATAGTTGTGTGTGTATACAGAACTACCCACCTGGCATTAGGGGCACAGCGTATATACATACATCCAACCCTGTTTCCTCGGCTGGACCTGGTCAGGAACACATCAGTCACATCTAGCTCTCTCTGAGAATATTGAAACTCTGCCCTCTCCGTGAGATGCAGCTTCCACCTGCTCTCACATCCAACCCCAGCTCCGGAACTTCCACCTCCTCCACTCCCACCGCTGCTGCTGCCTCCACCGCCACCTCCTCTGTCACCACCACCGCCGGCACTCAACCGGGAACGAAGTCCGGGGGCCCCCAGGGTAGGCAGGCTACCACCGGTGCTGGACCCTGATGATGTTCCGGCTCCAGACGTAGGATCTGGGTCAGGGAGGAGGGCGTAGGTGGGCTCTGGTGGGAGGAAAGCTAATTTGGCTGCAATCCGGCTGGGGCAAGGAGGGCAGCAGAACAGGCAGCATAGCTCTCGTATGGACAGACCATTCATCTTCTGTAGGAACAAATAAacacaatacaggtagtcccagggttacgactaggcatgtgccgattactggtttcaaggtataccgtggtatgaaaatgtcaaggtttcaaaaccacaaaaattttccgtcataccgtccttaAGATATTAGCTGATTTTTATGTtccaaaatgcatggagaaacccctcgcttgcagctgtaacgcTCAACCCTGCCCcatcggttgttgctcagtgtcagtgagtcacatgtgctacacgatggctggaggaggtgaaactcctgaactttttcccccatcgaagaaaacaaaatccctggtatgggaatactccggctacagaaaagttacagacagccgcggcttagaggagagcCAACAGACAtgcaaaacatgtttgcggagggtggctgcaaagGAGGCAATATCATTTCGCATTTGTACaagattaaaggttagtaaacactctcatgaacgtttcccaccagctaagagagttaactccagcgtctttagtgtgtctagcgttgATAAAATGtgctttttctctctggcaactgtctgtgttataatacgagtcattgacatgtgctttgtattattataattcaattatttttgttctgatggtaataatgttaagctgtggctgtgagtttaGGCTcatctaaaggactgcatttatttagtttttttttttttttttattttaacttaacattatacttacagtatgtcccaatttgctaatatgttttgaaaaatacaaatcctgttcaatggaaaaaactttttttaacccatatatctcaaagtaacctttaattgcaataccgtgatacagtgaaaccgtgatatttttgcttaaggttataataccgtcagaatctcataccggcacatgcctagttacgACGTGCGCAACttacatgatttcgactttacaacgccAGAGTCTCAttcgccattttgtcttcagtcgttttttgttttttgtttttttgttttttttttttaaataatgttgactATTGTTTTCTGatgaatgcttttattttggtgcaggaagcatagagcagggAGTATTTCTGCATGCAAGTAAGAGCGCATTTTCTCCCATGAAGAAGTCACGCAGCCAAGGGAGAGGGCGAGAGAGGGGAAAGGTTATACAGCTACAAGCCTGTGCGCACATTTGCATCCACAGAGGCAGCACCTGTATACAACacctgtactgtttattgtgcgttttaaattgtggtcaaatacttaaggtgagtttatgtgattgtttttgatgatgtgcggacgctaactgatacatgctaatcgttagtgcggattgttattgctgtatcagcagctaggtacaaacgcaaatttgaattgctgttattgaagatggaacggatttgatttttatttaagtttcattctgcaagtgttgatgtcatgagcagctgaataaagtcagcaaatcacACGGACATCTTACATAgtccttagctcgctgtctagctaggacttagctccatcgTCTTGGCAAAGACTTCATTCTCAATGCCGCTGAAACAGTTAACAGTATGCTACAGTCTGTCTTTCACTTATgatactttcatttaaaaatgaatcagctgtaattcattcgctgccattttcaggtcattttagAGAATTTTGACCAAATTTTCAAAACCCACAGAATTTTGGGCTCTTTAGTCACATAGATTAATTCTACTACATAAATACATGGATGTTCTTCTTTcacctggaaaaaaaataggCAATTCAAGCTATTTCAATTCTTCAGATATCAGTAGTAGTACATGGATTGATTTCATCAAAATTCTACCACTTCTCACAGAAGCCGCTCATGTGGATGCACATATTGGGTGAATCTCATCTCAAAAGTAtgactatagaccccaatcacgtgacgtcacaactcagccaccctgactggtgccgccatattgtccgtcagctcatcgtatttacatattaccgctacgtacattcctcctattactgcgtgttttcctgcgtgtctaaggaatcaccgcctagtaaacgaacccaaaaaccttcctgacaatcgttaacattgattaatcaaaatggtgaaggcatgtgtggcggttggttgcagtaacagagaagataaacggtcattttagtagttgctgtgtgcccattgctgaaagggcaaatctcgaaagcagcacggtttgtttatctcggtccatgatgcgtttgtgtcgacagccgttagacagcagcgagaacatcaatatgatgccaacacgatcgcagacatgatCAGacagagactacgaagctcatcgccacggtcgcgcagcaagaaggtgagcgcaacaacaggtgttgtgccgaaaaatagccggcctgcatgaaatgtcccccctgacgaagCGCCCACAcgcaaacgactttcttgtaccgtgaatatgtattattttactctgcttgaaataataaatgtcatacctgtgtgattgtcattgggatatggtcgtgaaaacctctagactaatacatttctgttcaaagatggttatgtggcccagtccacgatttgttactaaaatacagtactaatattttgtgtaattatttaaaactgatcttacaatcgtaaatccattactgtaatgcgtccatgaaaacatttgatgttttcaggtcaataaagcgttataaataagcgctcctgtCAGGGGggcacatttcacgcggggcagctatttttcggcacacaccggcccgttgtcgatcaagtttcattttacaatcgtgacaacggtgacgctccgtTGACCaattgtcggtttatattcgggccggtgccaatTTTGGGTACccaactcctcatcgtgacataaactggagtatgattggaaattttgtggtctcaggacgagctctgacgcacgggacaggaccggacgggaggaaacatcggtttgggcatcaaatatggatctggcgactggatcgaccgaagcttttccaaataacggctttaatgcaactcatccaatgagtttacagcgtctgaaagcaccggggcttccataatttgcaagttaatccacctttagaaactacgatcaaagacaatacggacacacaatgacggacaatatggcggcacaatacagcgatcgcgtgattgtgtgacgttggtgattggggtctataagcGACTGCAAACATTTTTGGAGGGTTTCTGATGGATATAAATTTTCAAATAGTGGCGAGTTAGTTAAGAGGAATGAATACCTGGATTCTAATGTCCCTGGATCTCGGAATGGACTGGCACACAATGGTGCCAAGGTCTTCTGCTGTTGTCACTGAGCCTGATAGacctttaaaatataaaatatatatatttcaaatgtaTATGCAAACGTACTTAAATTGTAACAAAAGGCCTAACAAATAtttcaataacaaaaaaagaccAGAAATCGAGCTATACATCCCATCCATCCATAACGTATAATATTAgaggaatttaaaaaataaataaataaaaataaagaaataaaaaaggataaaaaaagaaaaccaacaactttacaaatttttaaatcccctcatataaataatgatgcTTTTAAAACGTGACCTACACACCCGGGTACACAATACATAACACAGAAAATGTTTCCGTGTGGTGAGGTTCATACCAAACCTGTAATGTTTGAAACGTGATCAGGGTAGGACACAAATATGTTCGTCACTATTTCCATCAATGACTGACAATGAAACATAAGCTCAAGAAGCCAAGCCGAGACCGAAATGCAAATTAATCATATACGATGATAACCTTTAACGTTAGCCTTTATAGGCGTACAGCTTTCTTTTCATAGCAATCCACACTATTTAGTCGTGAATAAAATTGTGCGTGTTAATACATTGATAGCGTGgaattgaaatgattttttttttttaactcgttGTAAGGCAAGTAGCCAGACAGACAAGTTAGCATCGGGCTAGCTACTTACCAATTCACGGTACGTTGGCAGAAAAGCTGCTGTGCTCCTATTTGCACACACAAGCAGCACAACACCTCGACAGTCCCGTTTGTGTCTTGACATGGATGGTTTTACTCAAATATACCGACGCCTTTGTTTTGGCAGCTATTAAGAATAAATATTTGGCTacgagattttttttcctctagCACTGTACGACTAATTCCGGAAGTGACGTCAGTAACGAGACTGTCTGGAAAATAACTTTATTGCAACACGCTTGTTAACAATGAAACAAACGCATTACCAATATTATATTAATTGGATTacgttgttatgttatgttatgttatgttatgttatgttatgttatgttatgttatgttatgttatgttatgttatgttatgttatgttatgttatgttatgttatgttatgttatgttatgttatgttatgttatgttatgttatgtaaacgcgttgattaattttaaaataattattttttaaaaaaacacatttaaaaaaataaattattaataacgcTTTTAAATCGCGGTTTACGTTTCAAGCAACCTTTGTGGACATTTGAACATGGAGAACATTGTTTAGCATTATTAGGTTAGATGCCTAAGGTGAATTCGGCGGCGAAAATAATTGGCGGCCATGTTGCGTCGGAGAACTTCTCTGGCGGGCTCTACAGCAGCGGACGTAGGATGAGTTCTCAAATAAAATGCTATTAACTTGCTGAATTATTGACTGTTTTACAAAAAACAATttagtttattaaaaaaaaaaaaaaaaaaaaaaaaagagttaacGTGGCTATATTTCAGGTTGGGCGTTGAACTGATTGTAAGTATTTTTAAGTATGAAGCAACTTTATGGCATCCCTGACGTTTATGAACAACTAAGCCAAATGAAAATTGAGCAGTCTATAGCCATTTAAACGTTCATACTGCATTGACTAGAATGGCATGTTGAGCGAATGGTCCCAacgcaaaatggccgacaaatgACAAATCCATCACCATTTGTTCAGCGCGCACATCAGTTATCTAACCTTACATATGTTATATCTATAATTCAATGATGTAAGAGTTCAGAAATATGTGGATTTGTGCGAGCTGTGCAACAGTTTGCATATCACTGAAGCAGTCAACTTCTCTGCTATACCATCTGAATGCAAAGTATGTCACGGCAAACAGAAGAAGACGCTCGAGCTTATAGATATTATAAATAATACTAGATGTCTTAAGGGAGAGCCACCGGCGTGACACACTTGCCAGTGGCGGTTTTAGAGATGCAGCCACAGGGTCACTGGCAGAAAGCAGAAAGCATGAAAATCGGTGAATCCGTCTTTTCCGAAGTGAAAGAAAACGAGATAATGTTGTTTCTAGAGTATGTCAAATTTTAagggttttaaaaaatgattctgaGATATTTTCTAAAATGTTATGCAAATATCACAATAAGCATATTAAAATGTTGTATCGGGATTAATCGGGATTGAATCGAATCATTACCTGTGAATCGTGATACGAACTGTATTTGTAATCGGTGTACCCGTTACGTATAGCCAGATTTGAGGCAATAAACACCCCTATTAAATATTAATGGTGATTTTCGTgtttaaaatggcttttcaaaaaagtgtttaaaattaTTGTTCCATGCATTGTATCTTTACTTGCACATTGTATGATTAAATATGAATTGTTACAAACTTTACTGGTTCAACGTTGCTTGACAGTgtcaagcagtgatgtttttacTGCCACATGCAGGATAATCTGCGTATTGCCTTGTTGACCAAATCAAACACTGAACAAAGACAGCAGCTACACTTGGCCCCCGAGGGTTTTGTGGCCCCTTTATTGCCCTCGTTTctgaaaaatcctagaaccgccaTTTACACTTGCGGCCATCTTGCAACAGATAATTTCTCTGCAATTTATTGCAC
The DNA window shown above is from Corythoichthys intestinalis isolate RoL2023-P3 chromosome 14, ASM3026506v1, whole genome shotgun sequence and carries:
- the LOC130929868 gene encoding alpha/beta hydrolase domain-containing protein 17A-like isoform X1, with the translated sequence MNGLSIRELCCLFCCPPCPSRIAAKLAFLPPEPTYALLPDPDPTSGAGTSSGSSTGGSLPTLGAPGLRSRLSAGGGGDRGGGGGGSSSGGSGGGGSSGAGVGCESRWKLHLTERAEFQYSQRELDVTDVFLTRSSRGNRVGCMYIRCAPNARFTVLFSHGNAVDLGQMSSFYIGLGTRINCNIFSYDYSGYGVSTGKPSEKNLYADIDAAWHALRSRYGISPENIILYGQSIGTVPTVDLASRFECAAVVLHSPLTSGMRVAFPDTKKTYCFDAFPNIEKVSKIPSPVLIIHGTEDEVIDFSHGLALFERCPKAVEPLWVEGAGHNDIELYSQYLERLRRFINQDLAAQHA
- the LOC130929868 gene encoding alpha/beta hydrolase domain-containing protein 17A-like isoform X2, which translates into the protein MNGLSIRELCCLFCCPPCPSRIAAKLAFLPPEPTYALLPDPDPTSGAGTSSGSSTGGSLPTLGAPGLRSRLSAGGGGDRGGGGGGSSSGGSGGGGSSGAGVGCESRWKLHLTERAEFQYSQRELDVTDVFLTRSSRGNRVGCMYIRCAPNARFTVLFSHGNAVDLGQMSSFYIGLGTRINCNIFSYDYSGYGVSTGKPSEKNLYADIDAAWHALRSRYGISPENIILYGQSIGTVPTVDLASRFECAAVVLHSPLTSGMRVAFPDTKKTYCFDAFPKVYLNAPLG